CGACCCACCGGGCCGACCACGTCGTCGAGGACGCCACCGACATCGAGGAGGCCGAGTCCCTCCCCAACGAGGAGATCATGGACCTCATCGCCGACCACGACATCGAGTGTCCCTCCTGTGGGGCCGCCCTGGCCGGCGAACCCGTCGAGAACTTCAACCTGATGTTCGAGACGAACATCGGCCCGGGGAGTTCCTCGCCGGGCTATCTGCGCCCGGAGACCGCACAGGGCATCTTCGTCGAGTTCCCACAGCTCTCGGAGTACGCCCGCAACCAGTTGCCCTTCGGCGTCGCCCAGATCGGGAAGGCCTACCGCAACGAGATCTCTCCGCGGAAATCGCTCGTCCGCGTCCGTGAGTTCACGCAGGCCGAACTGGAACACTTCGTCGATCCCGAGGAGGACGAGCCACCGCTGTCGGTAGTTGCGGACGTGGAACTGCCGCTGTACTCGGCGGCGGCCCAACAAGCCGAGGACGGCGGCCAGCGGGACCTGACCGTCCGGGAGGCCGTCGACGAGGGCGTCGTCGCCAGCGACTGGGTCGCCTACTATCTCGGCGTCGCGAAGGAGTGGTACGAACGGATCGGCGTCGACATGGACCGGTTCCGGTTCCGCCAGCACCTGCCCGGGGAGCTGGCACACTACGCATCCGATTGCTGGGACGCCGAGGCCGAGGTCGACGGCGACTGGATCGAGATCACCGGTTTCGCCTACCGGGGCAGCTACGACCTCGACAAACACGCCGACCACTCCGGCGAGGACTACACCGTCTTCAAGCAGTACGACGAGCCGGTCACCGTCGAGCGGCCGACGGTCGATCCGGACATGAGCTACCTCGGCCCGGAGTTCGGTGGCGCCGCCCAGCAGGTCGCCGATGAACTGGCGGCACTCGCCGAGCGTGATCCGGACGCCTTCGACGGCGACGAGGTCACCGTCGAAACCGACGGCGAGGAGTACACAGTCCCGGTCGCAAAGACCGGCTTCAGCGTCGAGGAGATCACCGAGAGCGGCGAACACGTCCGTCCCCACGTCGTCGAAC
Above is a window of Haloarcula halophila DNA encoding:
- the glyS gene encoding glycine--tRNA ligase produces the protein MNEGERLTELAKRRGFYFPAAGSYGGAAGFWTYGPQGAALKDNIEDAWRDRFVVREGHQEISAPDVMPEPVFEASGHLDGFDDMIVECAECGATHRADHVVEDATDIEEAESLPNEEIMDLIADHDIECPSCGAALAGEPVENFNLMFETNIGPGSSSPGYLRPETAQGIFVEFPQLSEYARNQLPFGVAQIGKAYRNEISPRKSLVRVREFTQAELEHFVDPEEDEPPLSVVADVELPLYSAAAQQAEDGGQRDLTVREAVDEGVVASDWVAYYLGVAKEWYERIGVDMDRFRFRQHLPGELAHYASDCWDAEAEVDGDWIEITGFAYRGSYDLDKHADHSGEDYTVFKQYDEPVTVERPTVDPDMSYLGPEFGGAAQQVADELAALAERDPDAFDGDEVTVETDGEEYTVPVAKTGFSVEEITESGEHVRPHVVEPSFGVGRLVYTVLAHAYSRDEVDGEERTYLDLPAEQAPTTVGVFPLMDKDGMDDLASEIAGDLRSAGLSVTYDDAGAIGRRYRRQDEIGTPYCVTVDYESIEEGTVTLRERDTTEQKRVPIDSLTDHLVALSQGEASFDAL